The following DNA comes from Pomacea canaliculata isolate SZHN2017 linkage group LG10, ASM307304v1, whole genome shotgun sequence.
GCATTAGAATGCAAAGATGGCTACTTCGGAAACGACTGCCAAAAGAAATGCAACTGCAATGGTACTAATGAAATATGTGACAAGGAGACTGGTGAGTGCGAATCCGGGTGTGCAAAAGGGTTTAGCGGACTTGACTGCTTAAGTAGATGCCCGGCGGTCTGTCTTGACGATCTGTGTGACTGGCAGTCAGGGCAGTGCACCACTGGCTGTAAGAATAACATGAAGCCGCCATTTTGTAATTCGACGGTTTGTGCACAAGGAACTTACGGAGACTTTTGCTTAAACTGTGGACAGTGCTTGAATGCCACATCTCAACAAACTTGCAATGAAACAACGGGCGAATGTGAAAAAGGCTGCAAAGAGGGCTTTGAAGGAACTACTTGCACCAAGATGTGTGACGATTACTGCAGCGATACATGCAAAAACTGCTTGGGAGGAGTACACAACTGTGATCTCCCACACGGCGTATGCTCTCAGGGATGTGTTAATGGTTTATGGCTTCCACCTGAATGTcgtaaaaaaaattctattctATGTCCGGAAGGAACTTACGGAGTAAACTGCACTCGCGAGTGCGGTCGCTGCCTGGAAAGGCCTGGTAGCCCAACTGCAGGGTGTGACGCGGAGAATGGGTCGTGTGCAAACGCTAACGCTTGCGAAGCTGGCTGGACGGGAGTTAGGTGCCACAAAGCTTGCTCGCCTGGCACCTATGGAAGTGCGTGTTTAGGAGTTTGCGGAACTTGTTCCAACGGCTCAACGTGCAGCAGCGTGAGCGGACACTGCCCTGCAGGCTGCCCAAAACTGCGTTCGGGAACAGCTTGTCAAACGCCATGTCCCACGTGCGCATCGCAGTCTTGCACTGGGTGCCAAGGGTCGTTTAGCCAATGCCTGTTGCCTGCCGGAACATGCCTGGCTGGGTGCGccgctggctggctgggtgCTGAGTGTCGTTACAAGTGTCCCGCTGGAACGCATGGGGCGAACTGCACCCGAGACTGCGGACACTGCCTGCACAACGGCACGCACGAGCAGACGACGTGTGATGCCGACACGGGGAATGTCCACAAGCACATGTGTGTCAGGACGGCTGGACTGGCAAAAAGTGCGACAAGCAGTGCGCTGCAGGAACATTTGGAGCCAGGTGCGCGGGCTATGTGGGAGCTGTGCAAAGGCGGTCAAATGTGCAGCGCTGCAGACGGCACGTGCGCACAGGGGTGTGCTGCGCGTTATACTGGAAGGACTGCCGAACGGGGTGCGCATCATGCACGGGCGCCTCTTGCATTCACTGCAAAGGATCGCACGGCCAGTGTTTGCTGCCGCAAGGAACGTGTCAGAAGGCTGCCTGCCGGCTGGTTTGGAGGAGAGTGCCGGCTTCCTTGTCCGCCGGGAACATACGGCGTGAACTGCTCTCGCGAGTGCGGTCGCTGCCTGGAAACGCCTGGTAGCCCAACTGCAGGGTGTGACGCGGAGAATGGGTCGTGTGCAAACGCTAACGCTTGCGAAGCTGGCTGGACGGGAGTTAGGTGCCACAAAGCTTGCTCGCCTGGCACCTATGGAAGTGCGTGTTTAGGAGTTTGCGGAACTTGTTCCAACGGCTCAACGTGCAGCAGCGTGAGCGGACACTGCCCTGCAGGCTGCCCAAAACTGCGTTCGGGAACAGCTTGTCAAACGCCATGTCCCACGTGCGCGTCGCAGTCTTGCACTGGGTGCCAAGGGTCGTTTAGCCAATGCCTGTTGCCTGCCGGAACATGCCTGGCTGGGTGCGccgctggctggctgggtgCTGAGTGTCGTTACAAGTGTCCCGCTGGAACGCATGGGGCGAACTGCACCCGAGACTGCGGACACTGCCTGCACAACGGCACGCACGAGCAGACGACGTGTGATGCCGACACCGGGGAATGTCCACAAGCACATGTGTGTCAGGACGGCTGGACTGGCAAAAAGTGCGACAAGCAGTGCGCTGCAGGAACATTTGGAGCCAGGTGCGCGGGGCTATGCGGGAGCTGTGCAAAGGGCGGTCAAATGTGCAGCGCTGCAGACGGCACGTGCGCACAGGGGTGTGCTGCGCGTTATACTGGGAAGGACTGCCGAACGGGGTGCGCATCATGCACGGGCGCCTCTTGCATTCACTGCAAAGGATCGCACGGCCAGTGTTTGCTGCCGCAAGGAACGTGTCAAGAAGGCTGCCTGCCCGGCTGGTTTGGAGGAGAGTGCCGGCTTCCTTGTCCGCCGGGAACATACGGAGTGAACTGCTCTCGCGAGTGCGGTCGCTGCCTGGAAACGCCTGGTAGCCCAACTGCAGGGTGTGACGCGGAGAATGGGTCGTGTGCAAACGCTAACGCTTGCGAAGCTGGCTGGACGGGAGTTAGGTGCCACAAAGCTTGCTCGCCTGGCACCTATGGAAGTGCGTGCTTAGGAGTTTGCGGAACTTGTTCCAACGGCTCAACGTGCAGCAGCGTGAGCGGACACTGCCCTGCAGGCTGCCCAAAACTGCGTTCGGGAACAGCTTGTCAAACGCCATGTCCCACGTGCGCGTCGCAGTCTTGCACTGGGTGCCAAGGGTCGTT
Coding sequences within:
- the LOC112573757 gene encoding multiple epidermal growth factor-like domains protein 6, which codes for MLLFLFFPFSVLGQLKDPTNRAEYVLFLQKEYDAAERWNYPYIAASKVEKGIHENIPNILRDKNIGTCRTPGQTDCIAAGQYFLTNGSIYMWVSHYTFDYPSNVDARTAFKATNVYLLNTQTNNRTDCNATYVEYYHNTVSFTCYNVDERRDKVSLCIEYPAFTSVCEMEVYACPYGATGRYCNEKCECARWNLDAKDYKRYNEKNALPLLKNPEWETMNCDKFGRCKYFCTDAASNKKYLSDYQDFNSLVTWYKTYQGPRPGGPFRTCKGKGFLTTPRDEVLAAKFQIIEPDRYVIMDYNFYSPDAYLMTHKFLSPMVSLINVQYVTSDFDYFGVKDVSKYALETSYSLTYKVGLEDNKFIQLEFKFSKARVIGQIFAKFLNATLYGFLDIYLDGKLCIAWTGFAFRNETEVVFREELCKKRVQNLTVIVISGYNTYLTNLYALECKDGYFGNDCQKKCNCNGTNEICDKETGECESGCAKGFSGLDCLSRCPAVCLDDLCDWQSGQCTTGCKNNMKPPFCNSTVCAQGTYGDFCLNCGQCLNATSQQTCNETTGECEKGCKEGFEGTTCTKMCDDYCSDTCKNCLGGVHNCDLPHGVCSQGCVNGLWLPPECRKKNSILCPEGTYGVNCTRECGRCLERPGSPTAGCDAENGSCANANACEAGWTGVRCHKACSPGTYGSACLGVCGTCSNGSTCSSVSGHCPAGCPKLRSGTACQTPCPTCASQSCTGCQGSFSQCLLPAGTCLAGCAAGWLGAECRYKCPAGTHGANCTRDCGHCLHNGTHEQTTCDADTGNVHKHMCVRTAGLAKSATSSALQEHLEPGARAMWELCKGGQMCSAADGTCAQGCAARYTGRTAERGAHHARAPLAFTAKDRTASVCCRKERVRRLPAGWFGGECRLPCPPGTYGVNCSRECGRCLETPGSPTAGCDAENGSCANANACEAGWTGVRCHKACSPGTYGSACLGVCGTCSNGSTCSSVSGHCPAGCPKLRSGTACQTPCPTCASQSCTGCQGSFSQCLLPAGTCLAGCAAGWLGAECRYKCPAGTHGANCTRDCGHCLHNGTHEQTTCDADTGECPQAHVCQDGWTGKKCDKQCAAGTFGARCAGLCGSCAKGGQMCSAADGTCAQGCAARYTGKDCRTGCASCTGASCIHCKGSHGQCLLPQGTCQEGCLPGWFGGECRLPCPPGTYGVNCSRECGRCLETPGSPTAGCDAENGSCANANACEAGWTGVRCHKACSPGTYGSACLGVCGTCSNGSTCSSVSGHCPAGCPKLRSGTACQTPCPTCASQSCTGCQGSFSQCLLPAGTCLAGCAAGWLGAECRYKCPAGTHGANCTRDCGHCLHNGTHEQTTCDADTGECPQAHVCQDGWTGKKCDKQCAAGTFGSRCNLTCGYCLGGNGSCNNFDGSCTYGCISGYAGLKCLNENKFKITDSCAKCIGSVRNCLLPSGTCIDGCENHWYGDDCRQTNVTCMFCKGGLSRCDRLNLKCMDGCLPGWMNDICSVPCSEGTFGPNCNETCSPNCYYAFKCRRTNGNCKYGCAAGFQGLHCNSTCDPGFYGSECINRCGFCGNRSICHHVSGFCPTGVGCLAGYLGAKCKTLCPVGTFGDNCSVACGSCDGQCNWEDGACQFGCLPGWKGKQCNNSCDAGSFGRDCSEKCGYCNNMSLCDPLDGFCPKVYPRFCATLLQRAM